The uncultured Methanomethylovorans sp. genome contains a region encoding:
- the ribH gene encoding 6,7-dimethyl-8-ribityllumazine synthase: MTINLGFVIAEFNRDLTYQMELLGEEHAKFLGATVKEKIMVPGVFDMPLAIKKLCKREDIDAVVTIGSVIEGATKHDEIVVQHAARKIIDISLEYEKPVTLGIAGPGMSRLEAHERVDYAKRAVEAAVKLVRRL; this comes from the coding sequence ATGACCATCAATCTTGGATTTGTCATTGCTGAATTCAACAGGGACCTTACCTATCAGATGGAATTATTAGGTGAGGAACATGCAAAGTTCCTTGGAGCCACGGTTAAGGAAAAAATAATGGTTCCGGGGGTATTTGATATGCCTCTTGCAATCAAGAAGCTTTGCAAGAGAGAAGATATAGATGCCGTTGTGACCATTGGTTCTGTAATAGAAGGAGCCACAAAGCATGATGAGATTGTGGTCCAGCATGCTGCAAGAAAAATTATTGATATCTCTTTGGAATATGAAAAGCCAGTTACTCTAGGAATTGCTGGTCCGGGTATGTCAAGGCTTGAGGCACACGAACGTGTGGACTATGCCAAGCGTGCCGTAGAGGCTGCCGTAAAATTAGTAAGACGGCTCTGA
- the ribC gene encoding riboflavin synthase — protein sequence MATIGIVDTTFARFDMGSAAIDEVKRHVSVKIKRVTVPGIKDLPVAAKRLIEDKKEPCDLVIALGMPGKMEKDKMCANQASMGLIQAQLMTNIHIIEVFVHEDEAKDERELAFLMEQRSREHAVNAVKLLFKPEAMIKEAGTGQRQGFEDVGPARM from the coding sequence ATGGCTACAATAGGCATCGTTGATACTACATTTGCACGTTTTGACATGGGAAGTGCAGCTATTGACGAGGTGAAGAGGCATGTCTCAGTAAAGATCAAAAGAGTTACTGTGCCTGGTATCAAAGATCTGCCTGTAGCTGCCAAAAGACTTATAGAGGATAAGAAGGAGCCCTGCGATCTTGTCATTGCCTTGGGTATGCCCGGGAAAATGGAAAAGGACAAGATGTGTGCAAACCAGGCTTCCATGGGTCTGATACAGGCACAGTTAATGACAAATATTCATATTATTGAGGTGTTTGTACACGAAGATGAGGCAAAGGACGAAAGAGAACTTGCCTTTCTCATGGAACAGAGGTCCAGGGAGCATGCGGTCAATGCAGTTAAGTTGCTTTTCAAACCCGAGGCTATGATCAAAGAAGCAGGCACTGGTCAAAGGCAGGGTTTTGAAGATGTCGGCCCGGCACGTATGTAA
- a CDS encoding alanine--glyoxylate aminotransferase family protein codes for MNLEDTLLMMPGPVPVAPRVLRAMSKPMINHRSGAFSDMYDDCRQILSGIFNTKNDIFVISGSGTAAMEAAVGCTTNPNDRIIAIENGKFGERFKNIAKRYGTVDPLACEWGDSVDLGQLEEKLEKGAKAVTLVHNETSTGILNPAKEIGKLTKEYGALFIMDGVTSLGGDLVKVDEWNVDIALVGSQKCLATPPGLSVVSVSEKAFEAMNNVERMPYYLDLKAYKKSTEKSQRETPYTPAIPLFYALQEALHIIKEEGMEARIKRHCTEAAAVRAAVNAMGIEMLPNLNEYSHYSNTVSAMKAPEGVTGNDIKKDMQARGIVIAGGQDRLSGKIFRIGNMGNVQPKDILLTVAELEIVLKKRGIISSVGPGIEAASDVLDTL; via the coding sequence ATGAATTTAGAAGACACTTTGCTTATGATGCCGGGGCCTGTGCCCGTTGCACCTAGAGTACTTAGAGCGATGTCAAAACCTATGATAAATCACAGGAGTGGCGCGTTCTCAGATATGTACGACGACTGCAGGCAGATATTATCTGGCATTTTCAACACTAAGAACGACATTTTTGTTATCAGTGGATCAGGCACTGCAGCTATGGAAGCTGCCGTGGGATGTACCACAAATCCTAATGATAGGATTATTGCTATTGAGAATGGGAAATTTGGTGAAAGGTTCAAGAATATCGCAAAGAGATATGGAACTGTAGATCCCCTGGCATGTGAATGGGGAGATTCAGTGGACCTTGGCCAGCTCGAAGAGAAGTTGGAAAAAGGAGCAAAGGCTGTTACACTTGTTCACAATGAAACATCTACGGGTATTCTTAATCCTGCAAAAGAGATAGGTAAGCTTACTAAGGAATATGGTGCTCTTTTTATTATGGACGGTGTCACATCACTTGGCGGGGATCTCGTCAAAGTGGATGAATGGAATGTAGATATTGCTCTTGTTGGGTCACAGAAATGTCTGGCTACACCTCCAGGACTTTCAGTTGTTTCAGTAAGTGAGAAGGCATTTGAGGCTATGAACAATGTAGAACGCATGCCCTATTATCTGGATCTAAAAGCTTACAAAAAGAGCACAGAAAAAAGCCAGCGTGAGACACCGTATACTCCTGCTATACCTCTGTTCTATGCGCTTCAGGAAGCTTTACATATCATTAAGGAAGAGGGCATGGAAGCCAGGATAAAACGCCACTGCACAGAAGCTGCTGCAGTAAGAGCTGCTGTAAATGCAATGGGAATTGAAATGTTGCCCAACCTCAATGAGTACAGTCATTACTCCAATACCGTAAGTGCAATGAAAGCACCTGAAGGTGTTACTGGTAATGATATCAAGAAAGATATGCAGGCAAGAGGTATTGTGATCGCAGGTGGGCAGGACAGGCTCAGTGGCAAAATATTCAGGATAGGCAACATGGGTAATGTCCAGCCAAAAGATATACTGCTTACAGTAGCCGAACTTGAAATAGTGCTTAAGAAACGCGGAATTATATCCAGTGTAGGACCGGGTATAGAGGCCGCAAGCGACGTACTTGACACACTCTGA
- a CDS encoding CBS domain-containing protein, producing the protein MHLPTPDSIRQKRNELGLTQSELAKRAGVSQPLIARIEAGDVDPRLSTLKRILNAFDASEEESHVLARNLMNTKVISISADEPVDAAVRIMGDNDISQIPVVENGVPIGSISEETIVRSMAGKKALEVSKMKIRDLMGDTFPVVSPGTHIKLVSHLLETMPAVIVLERGQIAGVVTKHDLMKLLRG; encoded by the coding sequence ATGCACCTTCCTACTCCAGACAGTATTCGACAGAAAAGAAATGAGCTTGGGCTTACTCAGAGTGAACTGGCAAAAAGAGCAGGTGTCAGCCAGCCACTGATAGCACGCATCGAAGCAGGTGATGTAGACCCACGTCTTTCTACTCTTAAACGTATTCTTAATGCTTTTGATGCTAGTGAGGAGGAAAGTCATGTGCTGGCACGGAATCTCATGAACACCAAAGTTATATCCATAAGTGCTGACGAACCTGTGGATGCTGCAGTTAGAATTATGGGAGATAATGATATATCGCAGATACCGGTAGTCGAAAATGGTGTGCCTATAGGAAGCATTTCTGAAGAGACTATCGTCCGTTCTATGGCTGGAAAAAAGGCGTTGGAAGTCTCAAAAATGAAAATAAGGGACCTTATGGGGGATACTTTTCCTGTGGTATCTCCAGGTACACACATAAAATTGGTTTCTCATCTTCTCGAAACCATGCCTGCTGTGATAGTTTTGGAAAGAGGGCAGATTGCAGGTGTTGTCACAAAGCATGATCTTATGAAATTATTACGCGGCTGA
- a CDS encoding membrane-binding protein, with product MNVKWLIVAILLIAVAASGCGGKDTTTYETDNGTKVEVTTDQKNQDSWCPVGTSWKTSNPTTGEEVSMMYTGSKEVDGVPMCVMEYKSTNPEDEVARVEYMFSEDSETFSWKSYYANGTVMSEMTMKDGKTTMIDENGKVTEFQSNQ from the coding sequence ATGAATGTAAAATGGCTGATTGTTGCAATATTGTTGATAGCGGTGGCCGCTTCAGGCTGCGGTGGTAAGGATACTACCACTTACGAGACAGATAATGGAACAAAAGTTGAGGTAACCACAGACCAAAAGAACCAAGATAGCTGGTGTCCTGTGGGAACTTCATGGAAAACTTCGAATCCAACAACAGGAGAAGAAGTTTCAATGATGTACACTGGCTCTAAAGAAGTAGATGGTGTACCTATGTGTGTCATGGAATACAAGTCCACAAATCCTGAAGACGAGGTTGCCAGAGTCGAATATATGTTCTCAGAAGATAGCGAGACTTTTAGCTGGAAGAGCTATTATGCGAATGGAACAGTAATGAGTGAAATGACTATGAAGGACGGAAAGACGACTATGATAGATGAAAATGGTAAGGTCACTGAATTCCAGTCTAACCAATAA
- a CDS encoding VIT1/CCC1 transporter family protein encodes MKLNVEHGRYVILGSIDGILAVLGVVIGTSQVANDPSIIINAAFGGAVALALTNGVGSYLAESAVEYGKLAELEKPLLRSLACTSIEKQTKKKIWSDSIFHGGASFLGSMVPILPYVLLKEHMLEVSIVMSIMVLSILGLYSGKIAKQSMIKHSARMVGLGIVIVIAVTSLGLEH; translated from the coding sequence ATGAAACTTAATGTCGAACATGGAAGATATGTCATACTGGGTAGTATAGATGGGATACTCGCAGTATTGGGTGTAGTTATAGGAACATCTCAAGTGGCTAATGATCCTTCAATAATAATTAATGCAGCTTTCGGAGGAGCTGTGGCGCTTGCTCTTACCAACGGCGTGGGATCATATCTTGCTGAAAGTGCTGTTGAGTATGGAAAACTTGCGGAGCTTGAAAAGCCCCTACTTCGAAGCTTGGCATGTACTTCAATTGAAAAGCAGACTAAAAAGAAGATATGGAGCGATTCAATTTTTCATGGAGGTGCAAGCTTCTTGGGTTCAATGGTTCCTATCCTGCCTTATGTACTACTGAAAGAACACATGCTTGAAGTTTCGATTGTCATGAGTATTATGGTTCTTTCTATCCTTGGCCTATACTCAGGAAAAATTGCAAAACAAAGTATGATAAAGCACTCTGCCCGTATGGTGGGTCTTGGAATAGTCATTGTCATTGCCGTAACGTCCCTAGGGCTTGAACATTAA
- a CDS encoding ARMT1-like domain-containing protein, with product MKVDPQCSYCLLSRVHYESKLSTNDEVLIDKIMQECIHVLKDTYAPGVPAALVSTSMHRKAYELLDDEDPYRDMKEICNRTAEKVFPIARSMIYDGNPSDTELFRRAVLAAVIGNFFDFGVMGLEVPINVFDETFRQHFIRGLDIDDTPRMIEMLDNVVYIADNCGEILLDTLVFDVIKKLGGHVTLVVRGKPILTDVTMKDIKELGVDVKVDKILTTGCGSIGVDMEQAPQELIEALGSASLIISKGMANYETLTEYDVGPIAYLLKAKCKPVAKHIGVDLEHSVARLFE from the coding sequence ATGAAAGTCGATCCACAATGCTCATACTGTTTGCTTTCAAGGGTTCACTACGAATCAAAGTTATCCACAAATGACGAAGTACTAATCGATAAAATCATGCAGGAATGCATCCATGTGCTTAAAGACACATATGCTCCGGGCGTGCCTGCAGCATTAGTATCTACTTCAATGCATAGAAAAGCCTATGAGTTACTGGATGATGAAGATCCTTACAGGGATATGAAAGAAATATGTAACAGAACTGCTGAGAAAGTATTCCCTATTGCAAGATCAATGATCTATGACGGCAATCCATCAGATACTGAACTTTTCAGGCGTGCTGTGCTTGCAGCTGTAATTGGTAACTTCTTTGATTTTGGAGTAATGGGACTTGAAGTACCAATAAATGTATTCGATGAAACATTCAGACAGCACTTTATCAGAGGACTTGACATCGATGATACGCCCAGAATGATTGAGATGCTGGATAATGTAGTATATATTGCAGACAACTGCGGTGAGATCCTGCTCGATACCTTGGTTTTTGATGTTATCAAAAAGTTGGGAGGACACGTAACCCTTGTGGTGAGAGGAAAGCCCATATTGACCGACGTTACAATGAAGGATATAAAAGAATTGGGGGTCGATGTAAAAGTAGATAAAATCCTTACCACGGGTTGTGGCTCTATCGGTGTAGATATGGAACAGGCTCCACAGGAGCTTATAGAGGCTTTAGGATCAGCATCATTGATAATTAGTAAAGGTATGGCAAATTACGAAACTCTTACAGAATATGACGTGGGACCTATCGCATATTTGCTTAAGGCAAAATGCAAACCTGTGGCAAAGCATATAGGAGTAGACTTGGAACATTCTGTAGCAAGATTATTCGAATAA
- a CDS encoding CooT family nickel-binding protein, translated as MCELDVILLENNTRQLVMESVTKVLVNEDTIELIGILGDRKTLKGSIKIIDFSKGEIVIHSK; from the coding sequence ATGTGTGAATTAGATGTAATACTTTTAGAGAACAATACCAGACAGCTTGTAATGGAATCGGTTACAAAGGTACTGGTAAATGAAGATACAATAGAACTGATAGGTATACTTGGCGATAGAAAAACATTGAAGGGATCTATTAAAATAATAGACTTCTCAAAAGGAGAAATTGTTATTCACAGTAAATAA
- a CDS encoding type II glyceraldehyde-3-phosphate dehydrogenase, translating to MAKVKVAINGFGTIGKRVADAVQMQKDMEIIGISKTKPNFEAFTALDKGYSLYAPADKIKDMEKGGIQASGSIEDMIAAADIVVDCTPGGLGEQNKALYKKAGVKAIWQGGEEHELAGFSFNSVSNYEEALGKEFVRVVSCNTTGLCRVIYPLDQEFGIKKARVTLMRRAADPNDVKKGPINAIVPSPIKLPSHHGPDVKSVIPHINITSTAVIVSTTLMHLHSLNIEMNKQCTTEDIVDLLAAQSRIRFVGQGITSTAEIMELGKDLGRPRGDMWENCIWDKSITMDEGELYFFQAIHQESDVIPENVDAIRAMMELESNGARSIEKTNKAMGI from the coding sequence ATGGCAAAAGTAAAAGTAGCAATCAATGGTTTTGGAACGATAGGTAAACGTGTTGCTGATGCTGTGCAAATGCAGAAGGACATGGAAATAATAGGTATCTCTAAGACTAAACCCAATTTTGAGGCATTTACTGCCCTGGATAAGGGTTACTCCCTATATGCACCCGCTGATAAGATAAAAGATATGGAAAAAGGCGGAATACAGGCTTCCGGCTCTATAGAAGATATGATAGCTGCCGCAGACATAGTAGTTGACTGTACCCCCGGAGGATTGGGCGAGCAGAACAAGGCATTGTACAAGAAGGCTGGTGTAAAAGCTATCTGGCAGGGAGGCGAAGAACATGAGCTTGCAGGTTTCTCATTCAATTCTGTTTCCAATTATGAGGAAGCCCTGGGCAAAGAGTTCGTAAGGGTAGTTTCCTGCAATACCACAGGGCTTTGCAGAGTGATATATCCACTTGACCAGGAATTTGGAATAAAGAAGGCACGTGTGACATTAATGCGTAGAGCTGCCGATCCCAATGATGTAAAGAAGGGACCAATAAATGCTATTGTCCCAAGTCCTATCAAGCTACCATCACACCATGGACCCGATGTTAAATCTGTAATTCCCCACATAAATATCACTTCTACGGCAGTTATTGTTTCTACTACCCTTATGCACCTGCACAGCCTTAATATAGAAATGAACAAGCAGTGCACTACTGAAGATATAGTAGACCTGCTAGCTGCACAATCACGTATAAGGTTCGTTGGCCAGGGCATAACCTCCACTGCCGAGATCATGGAGCTTGGAAAAGACCTGGGCAGACCCCGCGGTGACATGTGGGAGAACTGTATATGGGATAAATCCATAACAATGGATGAAGGAGAATTATACTTCTTCCAGGCCATCCACCAGGAATCAGATGTTATTCCCGAAAATGTGGATGCAATTCGAGCAATGATGGAATTGGAAAGCAATGGTGCAAGATCCATAGAAAAAACAAACAAAGCGATGGGTATCTAA
- a CDS encoding bifunctional fructose-bisphosphatase/inositol-phosphate phosphatase: MQIDATLLELCEKVSAASYNAIKNLVGTPEADTTLYIGADGTPTKLIDEVSESAIFQELQNDGRSMRVISEEFGEKQIGCNPEMTIIMDPLDGTHNALTGIPFYSISIAIANPCHAGINFGYVKDLVTGDVYCAEFGKGAYLNGQRVHTSKNSNLMESCISVYGYRQSVTKTANISQAIRRIRILGCISLELCYVASGKLDAFIDIRGSLRLTDVAAGKLIIEEAGGTVTDEKGCKLLLKEIFINKVYMIATNGTSHQRILEIIGR, translated from the coding sequence ATGCAGATCGATGCCACGCTGCTGGAACTATGTGAGAAGGTTTCTGCAGCCTCATACAACGCCATAAAGAATCTTGTGGGAACGCCTGAAGCAGATACTACTTTGTATATAGGCGCTGATGGTACACCCACAAAACTCATTGATGAAGTTTCTGAGAGTGCAATATTCCAGGAATTACAGAATGATGGCCGCTCCATGCGCGTTATTAGCGAAGAGTTTGGAGAAAAACAGATAGGCTGTAATCCTGAGATGACTATTATAATGGATCCCCTTGATGGAACCCATAATGCCTTAACAGGAATCCCTTTCTATAGTATTTCAATAGCAATTGCTAATCCTTGTCATGCCGGTATCAATTTTGGATATGTCAAGGATCTTGTCACAGGAGATGTATATTGTGCAGAATTTGGAAAAGGAGCATACTTAAATGGACAAAGGGTACACACATCAAAGAATTCAAATTTAATGGAGTCTTGTATCAGCGTATATGGGTATCGTCAGAGTGTGACCAAGACAGCCAATATCAGTCAGGCCATACGAAGGATACGCATACTTGGCTGTATATCTCTGGAATTGTGTTATGTTGCTAGTGGAAAATTAGATGCATTTATAGATATAAGAGGCTCTTTACGCCTTACAGATGTTGCAGCAGGCAAACTGATAATAGAAGAAGCAGGAGGTACAGTGACTGATGAAAAAGGTTGTAAGCTCTTGCTTAAGGAGATTTTTATAAACAAGGTTTACATGATAGCGACAAATGGCACATCACACCAGCGCATCCTTGAAATTATAGGGAGATAA
- a CDS encoding NAD(+)/NADH kinase → MIKKIGIVSRYDRPEALEMVETIITRFKDEVDIFLAPRTAQHLGNHHPCMAIDSMRQAGVELIIIIGGDGTVLRTISKMDDPLPLLGINMGTLGFLVDVKPEDSIETIEGVLKGFTYTERSRLAVQLNNENLPCATNELVLITSRAAKMLSFSICVDESQIDELRADGVVIATPTGSTAYAMSAGGPIIDPRVDATLIVPLAPFKLSARPWIVPGSSKIRLTMTIPEKEAAVVLDGQHTYHVHEHDVITLTRAKNPARFVKMPKDGFYEKVKSKLS, encoded by the coding sequence ATGATTAAAAAAATAGGGATCGTATCAAGATATGATAGACCTGAAGCACTTGAGATGGTAGAAACAATAATTACCCGTTTCAAGGATGAAGTTGATATATTCCTTGCTCCCAGGACCGCTCAACATCTGGGGAATCACCATCCCTGTATGGCAATAGATTCTATGCGACAAGCAGGTGTGGAGCTGATAATTATAATAGGGGGAGATGGAACTGTACTTCGTACTATCTCCAAAATGGATGACCCTCTGCCTTTGCTCGGTATTAATATGGGTACACTGGGCTTTTTGGTAGACGTGAAACCTGAAGATTCCATTGAGACCATAGAGGGTGTGCTTAAAGGTTTCACATATACGGAGCGCTCCAGGCTTGCTGTCCAGCTGAATAACGAAAATCTTCCATGCGCCACAAATGAATTGGTACTCATAACTTCAAGAGCTGCAAAAATGCTCTCTTTCAGCATATGTGTAGATGAATCTCAGATAGATGAACTCCGGGCCGATGGAGTAGTAATAGCAACACCTACGGGCTCTACTGCCTATGCCATGAGTGCAGGAGGTCCGATTATCGATCCAAGAGTAGATGCAACATTGATAGTGCCTCTTGCTCCATTTAAGCTCTCAGCAAGGCCCTGGATTGTGCCCGGAAGCAGCAAAATCAGACTTACGATGACAATTCCTGAAAAGGAAGCTGCAGTAGTGTTAGATGGGCAACATACATACCATGTACATGAACATGACGTGATTACACTCACAAGAGCTAAGAATCCAGCACGTTTTGTGAAAATGCCAAAAGACGGTTTCTACGAGAAAGTGAAAAGTAAACTTTCTTGA
- a CDS encoding homocitrate synthase family protein, translated as MVIEKDYSQNELMQFLNLKPLDIEICDVTLRDGEQTPGVVFTREEKMDIATELDSIGVEIIESGFPVVSNTEKQIVKDIANMGLNAKTCCLARSKISDVEVAIDCDVDFVSIFIAMSELHLKYKYHKSYEEMFGLAMQAVQYAKDHGLGVRFAAEDGSRTDVETLKQAFLAAEEYKVNYVSIADTIGILNPSTTYYLVKEIKKVIKTPLCMHCHDDIGMATANTLAAAEAGAKQLHTTVNGIGERAGNASLEEVLVALRVQYDIDRYDTRKITNLSKKVERYSGIKPAVTKAVIGEHAFSHESGIHVCAILEEPRTYELFSPEMVGGQRRLIVGKHTGMKALRGIVKSMGYDLSREALCTLIEKVKNSAETKYGISSERLEEMINEVKNT; from the coding sequence ATGGTAATAGAAAAAGATTATTCACAAAATGAATTGATGCAGTTCCTTAATCTAAAACCCCTTGACATCGAAATTTGCGATGTGACATTGCGTGATGGGGAACAGACTCCGGGAGTTGTTTTTACAAGGGAAGAAAAAATGGACATTGCAACTGAACTGGATTCTATCGGAGTAGAGATAATAGAATCTGGCTTTCCCGTGGTCTCAAATACCGAAAAACAAATTGTTAAAGATATAGCTAATATGGGACTAAATGCTAAGACATGTTGTCTGGCACGTTCAAAGATCAGTGATGTTGAGGTTGCTATTGATTGTGATGTGGATTTTGTGAGCATTTTCATTGCAATGTCAGAACTTCATCTTAAGTACAAATACCACAAAAGCTATGAAGAAATGTTCGGTCTTGCCATGCAAGCCGTGCAATATGCAAAGGACCATGGATTAGGAGTCAGGTTTGCTGCTGAAGACGGTAGCAGGACAGACGTAGAAACTCTGAAACAGGCTTTTCTTGCTGCAGAGGAGTATAAGGTCAACTATGTGAGTATTGCAGATACAATTGGCATTCTTAACCCAAGCACCACTTACTATCTTGTGAAGGAGATTAAAAAGGTTATTAAGACCCCATTATGTATGCATTGCCATGACGATATTGGTATGGCCACAGCTAATACACTGGCAGCTGCAGAAGCTGGTGCTAAACAGTTGCATACCACTGTTAATGGTATAGGAGAAAGAGCAGGTAACGCTTCTCTCGAAGAAGTGTTAGTGGCCCTTAGGGTACAGTACGACATTGACAGATATGATACACGAAAGATTACTAATCTGTCTAAAAAAGTAGAGAGGTATTCAGGTATCAAACCCGCAGTAACAAAAGCAGTCATAGGCGAACATGCATTTTCCCATGAATCCGGCATCCATGTTTGTGCAATATTGGAAGAGCCCAGAACATATGAATTATTCAGTCCGGAAATGGTAGGTGGGCAACGCCGCCTTATTGTTGGTAAACATACCGGAATGAAGGCACTTCGAGGAATTGTAAAGAGTATGGGCTATGACTTAAGTAGGGAAGCGTTATGCACCCTTATAGAAAAAGTGAAAAACAGTGCCGAAACAAAATATGGAATTTCAAGTGAAAGACTGGAAGAAATGATCAATGAGGTCAAGAACACTTGA
- a CDS encoding TIGR00288 family NYN domain-containing protein, giving the protein MQNVKTGLNSIVRYLSTKKEVGRRRIGLLVDGPNVLRKEFNVNLEEIRDVLKEYGNVKIGKVFLNQYASDKLVEAIENNGLEPIICSSDVDVRLAVEGMELVYNPTIDTLALVTRDADFKPLLSKANENGKETILFGVEPGFSAALRNSADYVIILENNQMNFYDDDFYTCAPEKSQRAKELDVVSE; this is encoded by the coding sequence ATGCAGAACGTAAAGACCGGATTGAATTCCATTGTCAGATACCTAAGCACCAAAAAAGAGGTAGGAAGGCGCAGGATAGGTCTTCTTGTAGATGGGCCAAATGTTCTTCGCAAAGAGTTCAATGTAAATCTTGAAGAGATACGGGATGTCTTAAAAGAGTATGGTAATGTAAAGATAGGCAAAGTCTTCCTCAATCAGTATGCCTCAGATAAACTTGTCGAAGCTATTGAGAACAATGGACTTGAACCTATCATATGTTCAAGTGACGTCGATGTACGTCTTGCGGTGGAAGGTATGGAGTTAGTGTACAATCCTACCATTGATACTCTTGCTCTCGTGACCAGAGATGCCGACTTCAAGCCTTTATTAAGTAAGGCTAATGAAAACGGAAAAGAAACCATTTTGTTTGGGGTGGAACCTGGTTTCTCTGCGGCTCTTAGGAATTCGGCAGATTATGTTATCATCCTTGAGAACAACCAAATGAACTTCTATGATGACGATTTTTACACGTGTGCTCCTGAAAAGTCACAGCGTGCTAAAGAATTAGATGTTGTATCAGAATAA
- a CDS encoding rhomboid family intramembrane serine protease, which translates to MAKDTDDRCWICGKKELLPFTCRYCGKNFCISHRLPEQHACQGLEFAQQHSGYAGGASSKHHDNIFKDMLRTTAKKAAKGVARGIWGSIMNSMKNSPSMAIIYICIVSFFIGNILLGSSYFNFFKLTPALILVKPWTIITHMFLHVDLSHLFFNMLVLFFFGRELENRVGNITFLKVYFISGVVAALGYCLTVSDTSSPVVGASGAIMGVFAALTVLAPDLRVYVYFIPMQIKYALLLFAVLDFALMGSNDMVAHTAHLSGVLVGLFMGFRLKNNMKKYNRAYDNYYRRW; encoded by the coding sequence TTGGCAAAAGACACAGATGATAGATGCTGGATATGTGGTAAAAAAGAGCTTTTGCCTTTTACATGTAGATATTGTGGGAAAAACTTTTGTATTTCTCATAGATTGCCGGAACAGCATGCATGCCAGGGATTAGAATTTGCGCAGCAGCATTCAGGATATGCTGGTGGCGCCAGCAGCAAACATCATGATAATATATTCAAGGATATGTTACGCACCACGGCCAAGAAAGCCGCAAAGGGTGTGGCCAGAGGCATTTGGGGTAGCATTATGAATTCAATGAAAAATAGTCCTTCAATGGCTATAATCTACATTTGTATTGTATCATTCTTTATTGGAAATATTTTATTGGGATCTAGTTACTTCAATTTTTTTAAGCTGACGCCTGCACTAATACTGGTAAAACCATGGACAATAATAACTCATATGTTTTTGCATGTGGACCTTAGTCATTTGTTCTTCAATATGCTTGTTCTCTTTTTCTTCGGACGTGAACTGGAGAATCGTGTAGGTAATATTACATTCCTAAAAGTCTACTTTATTTCTGGGGTTGTGGCTGCCTTAGGATATTGTCTGACGGTTTCAGATACTTCTTCACCTGTGGTAGGTGCCAGTGGTGCAATTATGGGAGTATTCGCTGCTCTTACAGTGCTTGCTCCGGATCTCAGAGTTTATGTGTATTTCATACCTATGCAAATTAAGTATGCATTGCTGCTCTTTGCAGTGCTTGATTTCGCTTTAATGGGGTCTAATGATATGGTGGCTCATACGGCACATTTAAGTGGGGTGCTTGTTGGATTGTTTATGGGTTTCCGCCTTAAAAATAATATGAAAAAATATAACCGTGCATATGATAATTATTATCGAAGGTGGTGA